From a region of the Pogona vitticeps strain Pit_001003342236 chromosome 7, PviZW2.1, whole genome shotgun sequence genome:
- the PIAS4 gene encoding E3 SUMO-protein ligase PIAS4 isoform X2, which translates to MVMSFRVSDLQMLLGFVGRSKSGLKHELVTRALQLVQFDCSPELFKKIKEIYETRYAKLSDSGQTPQPPPQLSQQQPAPPQPPHRPPPDALSLHPSYDRSNTVARTALSTPNIDYPSLYGKYLNGLGRLPVKPAKPEVRLVKLPFYTILDELLKPTELVPQNNEKLQESPCVFALTPRQVDMIRNSRELQPGVRSIQVVLRICYTDTSCPQEDQYPPNIAVKVNHSYCSVPGYYPSNKPGVEPKRPCRPINLTHLLYLSSATNRITVIWGNYGKSYSVGLFLVRQMTSTELLQRLKTIGIKHPELCKALVKEKLRLDPESEIATTGVRVSLICPLVKMRLSVPCRAESCAHLQCFDAVFYLQMNEKKPTWMCPVCDKPATYDQLMIDGLLSKILTECEDADEIEYLVDGSWCPIKAEKERSYSPQCPILVVGSSAGTTSDVNGAPPAPASATPSVENGKAPADVVDLTLDSSSSEEEEEEEEEEEDDDGAPKRKVPRLYKNGLASAC; encoded by the exons ATGGTGATGAGCTTCCGTGTGtcggacctccagatgttgctgggcttcGTCGGCCGGAGCAAGAGCGGCCTCAAGCACGAACTGGTCACGCGGGCCTTGCAGCTGGTCCAGTTCGACTGCAGCCCGGAACTGTTCAAGAAGATTAAGGAGATCTACGAGACCCGGTACGCCAAGCTCTCGGACTCGGGGCAGACCCCCCAGCCGCCGCCTCAGCTGTCCCAACAGCAGCCGGCACCCCCGCAGCCCCCGCACCGACCTCCCCCCGACGCCCTCTCCCTCCACCCGTCTTACGACCGCAGCAACACAGTGGCCCGGACTGCCCTCTCCACCCCGAACATTGACTATCCCTCCCTCTACGGGAAGTATTTAAACGGACTCGGGCGGTTACCCGTCAAGCCAGCCAAGCCAGAGGTGCGGCTAGTGAAACTTCCATTCTACACCATCTTGGACGAACTGCTGAAACCCACCGAGCTCG tcCCTCAGAACAACGAGAAGCTTCAGGAAAGCCCCTGCGTCTTTGCCCTGACGCCGCGGCAAGTGGACATGATCCGAAACTCCAG GGAGCTACAGCCAGGTGTGAGATCCATTCAGGTCGTCCTCAG AATCTGCTACACAGACACCAGCTGCCCTCAGGAAGACCAATACCCTCCCAATATCGCCGTCAAAGTGAACCATAGTTACTGTTCTGTCCCT ggttattaCCCTTCCAACAAGCCAGGGGTGGAGCCCAAGCGGCCATGTCGCCCCATCAACCTGACGCACCTCCTCTACCTGTCTTCCGCCACCAACCGCATCACCGTCATTTGGGGCAACTACGGAAAG AGTTATTCCGTGGGGCTCTTCCTCGTACGACAGATGACCTCGACGGAGCTGCTCCAGAGATTGAAAACGATCGGCATCAAGCACCCGGAGCTCTGCAAGGCGCTGG TTAAAGAGAAGTTACGCCTGGATCCCGAAAGTGAAATTGCCACCACCGGCGTCCGAGTGTCCCTGATCTGCCCG ctgGTGAAGATGCGCCTCTCCGTCCCCTGCCGGGCCGAGTCGTGCGCACACCTGCAGTGCTTCGACGCCGTTTTCTACCTGCAGATGAACGAGAAGAAGCCCACGTGGATGTGTCCCGTGTGCGACAAGCCGGCCACGTACGACCAGCTGATGATTGACGG GCTCCTGTCGAAAATCCTGACGGAGTGCGAGGACGCAGATGAGATCGAATACCTTGTGGATGGCTCTTGGTGTCCTATCAAAGCCGAGAAAGAACGGAGCTACAGCCCTCAGTGTCCCATCTTAGTGGTGGGGAGTTCCGCAG GCACCACCTCGGATGTCAACGGGGCACCGCCAGCGCCCGCCAGCGCCACCCCCAGCGTGGAGAATGGCAAGGCGCCAGCTGACGTGGTGGATTTGACCCTGGACAGCAGCTCctcggaagaggaggaggaagaggaggaggaggaggaagacgatgACGGGGCACCGAAGCGAAAAGTGCCGCGCCTATATAAGAACGGGTTGGCCTCTGCGTGCTGA
- the DAPK3 gene encoding death-associated protein kinase 3 isoform X1: MFEGRNKEKGDPLAMNVYEGGNHWLTLCSVHSNTSPKGGESRPVPGTMATFRQENVEDHYEMKEELGSGQFAIVRKCREKKTDLEYAAKFIKKRRLSSSRRGVSREEIEREVNILREIQHPNIITLHDIFENKTDVVLILELVSGGELFDFLAEKESLTEEEATQFLKQILDGVHYLHSRRIAHFDLKPENIMLLDKNVPSPRIKLIDFGIAHKIESGSEFKNIFGTPEFVAPEIVNYEPLGLEADMWSIGVITYILLSGASPFLGETKQETLTNISAVNYDFDEEYFGNTSELAKDFIRRLLVKDPKKRMTIEQSLEHPWIKVIKRRNVRNEDNGKKPERRRLKTTRLKEYTIKSHSSMPPNNTYVNFERFSKVMEEVALAEESLRALQQTKKSFREDMEALRAIYEDKEVWYKEENEAIGQDLRQIRQEMQKTEALKRQTQEAARSASLAANGLKRRYRKLENRYEALAKQVASEMKFVQELVRSVELEKLEGGEGGCSLR, from the exons ATGtttgaaggaaggaacaaagaaaaGGGGGACCCGTTGGCTATGAATGTTTATGAAGGAGGCAATCATTGGCTGACCCTTTGCTCCGTTCACAGCAACACAAGCCCGAAGGGGGGCGAATCGCGTCCAGTGCCAGGGACCATGGCCACCTTCCGCCAAGAAAACGTGGAAGACCACTACGAGATGAAAGAGGAGCTGGGCAG TGGCCAGTTTGCAATCGTGCGGAAATGCCGAGAGAAGAAGACGGACTTGGAATACGCGGCCAAGTTCATCAAGAAACGTCGACTCTCTTCCAGCCGCCGCGGGGTGAGCCGGGAGGAGATTGAGCGGGAGGTAAACATCTTGCGGGAGATCCAGCACCCCAACATCATCACCCTCCACGACATCTTCGAGAACAAAACGGATGTGGTCCTGATCCTGGAGCTGGTGTCCGGCGGGGAGCTCTTTGACTTCCTGGCTGAGAAGGAGTCGCTGACCGAGGAGGAGGCCACCCAGTTCCTCAAACAGATCCTGGACGGGGTCCACTACCTTCATTCCAGACGCATCGCCCATTTCGACCTCAag CCCGAAAACATCATGCTGCTAGACAAAAACGTCCCCAGCCCTCGCATCAAGCTGATCGACTTCGGCATTGCACACAAAATTGAATCGGGGAGTGAGTTTAAGAACATCTTCGGCACCCCAGAGTTTGTAG CTCCCGAAATCGTCAACTACGAGCCTTTGGGCTTGGAGGCCGACATGTG GAGCATCGGTGTCATCACGTACATCCT CTTAAGCGGCGCGTCCCCCTTCTTGGGCGAAACGAAGCAGGAGACCTTGACCAACATCTCTGCTGTCAACTACGACTTTGACGAGGAGTACTTCGGCAACACCAGTGAGCTGGCCAAGGATTTTATCCGCCGCCTTCTTGTCAAGGATCCCAA GAAACGGATGACCATCGAGCAGAGCTTGGAGCACCCGTGGATTAAG GTGATTAAGAGGAGAAATGTTCGCAACGAGGACAATGGGAAGAAGCCGGAGCGCCGGCGGCTCAAGACGACGCGCCTGAAGGAGTACACCATCAAGTCCCACTCCAGCATGCCTCCCAACAACACCTACGTCAACTTTGAGCGCTTCTCCAAGGTCATGGAGGAGGTGGCGCTGGCTGAGGAGAGCCTGAGGGCCCTGCAGCAAACCAAGAAGTCGTTCCGGGAGGACATGGAGGCCCTGAGGGCCATCTACGAGGACAAAGAGGTCTGGTACAAGGAGGAGAACGAGGCCATCGGCCAGGACCTCCGGCAAATCCGGCAGGAGATGCAGAAGACGGAGGCCCTCAAGCGGCAGACCCAGGAGGCGGCCCGGAGCGCCTCCCTGGCCGCCAATGGGCTGAAGCGGCGTTACCGGAAGCTGGAGAACCGCTACGAGGCCTTGGCCAAGCAGGTGGCGTCGGAGATGAAGTTCGTGCAGGAACTGGTCCGCTCGGTGGAGCTTGAGAagctggagggaggggaagggggctgCAGCCTCCGTTAA
- the LOC110072450 gene encoding elongation factor 2, whose translation MRRFSRPYVTPWGGACERERERKEPCGGAPARRRGPSPAPLRWPRPPPAPGDISPPVDVRVLFRPLGPCQRDRAAAGACAPPLLPACLLFPLFPPAPFSAPAEHPTPSAAMVNFTVDQIRAIMDKKANIRNMSVIAHVDHGKSTLTDSLVCKAGIIASARAGETRFTDTRKDEQERCITIKSTAISLFYELSENDLAFIKQSKDGCGFLINLIDSPGHVDFSSEVTAALRVTDGALVVVDCVSGVCVQTETVLRQAIAERIKPVLMMNKMDRALLELQLQPEELYQTFQRIVENVNVIISTYGEGETGPMGNIMIDPVLGTVGFGSGLHGWAFTLKQFAEMYVAKFAAKGESQLSPADRAKKVEDMMKKLWGDRYFDPATGKFSKSPNGPDGKKLPRTFCQLILDPIFKVFDAIMNFKKEETAKLIEKLDIKLDSEDKDKEGKPLLKAVMRRWLPAGEALLQMITIHLPSPVTAQKYRCELLYEGPPDDEAAMGIKTCDPKAPLMMYVSKMVPTTDKGRFYAFGRVFSGVVSTGLKCRIMGPNYTPGKKEDLYLKPIQRTILMMGRYVEPIEDVPCGNIVGLVGVDQFLVKTGTITTFEHAHNMRVMKFSVSPVVRVAVEAKNPADLPKLVEGLKRLAKSDPMVQCIIEESGEHIIAGAGELHLEICLKDLEEDHACIPIKKSDPVVSYRETVSEESSVLCLSKSPNKHNRLYMKARPFPDGLAEDIDKGDVSARQELKQRARYLAEKYEWDVAEARKIWCFGPDGTGPNILTDITKGVQYLNEIKDSVVAAFQWATKEGALCEENMRAVRVDVHDVTLHADAIHRGGSQIIPTARKCFYACMLTAQPRLMEPIYLVEIQCPEQVVGGIYSVLNKKRGHVFEESQVAGTPMFVVKAYLPVNESFGFTADLRSNTGGQAFPQCVFDHWQILPGDPFDSASRPSQVVAETRKRKGLKEGIPALDNFLDKL comes from the exons ATGCGCCGCTTCAGCCGGCCTTACGTCACTCCTTGGGGGGGCgcgtgcgagagagagagagaaaggaaagagccGTGCGGGGGGGCGCCTGCGCGACGGCGGGGACCTAGCCCCGCCCCCCTGCGCTGGCCCCGCCCCCCGCCGGCTCCAGGGGATATAAGCCCTCCCGTTGACGTCAGAGTCCTCTTCCGCCCGCTCGGCCCCTGCCAACGAGACAGGGCCGCTGCTGGAGCCTGCGCGCCGCCATTGTTGCCGGCctgccttctcttccccctcttccctcccgCTCCCTTCTCAGCGCCCGCGGAGCATCCGACGCCATCCGCCGCCATG GTGAACTTCACCGTAGACCAGATCCGGGCCATCATGGACAAGAAGGCCAACATCCGGAACATGTCCGTTATCGCCCACGTCGACCACGGGAAGTCCACCCTGACAGACTCCCTGGTCTGCAAAGCCGGGATCATCGCCTCCGCCCGGGCCGGAGAGACCCGCTTCACTGACACGAGGAAAGACGAACAGGAGAGATGTATCACCATCAAGTCCAC ggCCATCTCCCTCTTCTACGAGCTCTCAGAGAATGATTTAGCCTTCATCAAGCAGAGCAAAGACGGCTGCGGCTTCCTCATCAACTTGATAGACTCCCCGGGCCACGTGGATTTCTCCTCGGAGGTCACGGCTGCCTTGCGCGTCACCGACGGCGCCTTGGTGGTGGTGGACTGCGTTTCTG gTGTGTGCGTCCAGACGGAGACCGTGCTGCGCCAGGCCATCGCCGAGCGCATCAAGCCTGTCCTGATGATGAACAAAATGGACCGGGCCTTGTTGGAGCTGCAGCTGCAGCCGGAGGAACTTTACCAGACCTTCCAGCGCATTGTGGAGAACGTGAACGTCATCATCTCCACCTACGGGGAGGGCGAGACCGGCCCTATGGGCAACATCATG ATTGATCCAGTCCTGGGCACCGTCGGTTTCGGATCCGGTCTCCATGGCTGGGCCTTCACCCTGAAGCAGTTTGCCGAGATGTACGTGGCCAAGTTCGCCGCCAAGGGCGAAAGTCAGCTGAGCCCCGCCGACCGGGCCAAGAAAGTAGAGGACATGATGAAGAAACTCTGGGGAGACAG ATACTTTGACCCAGCCACCGGAAAATTCAGCAAATCTCCCAATGGCCCTGATGGGAAGAAACTGCCCCGAACCTTTTGCCAGCTGATCCTGGACCCCATTTTCAAG GTGTTTGACGCAATCATGAACTTCAAGAAGGAGGAAACCGCGAAGCTGATAGAGAAGCTGGACATCAAGCTGGACAGCGAGGACAAAGATAAGGAAGGGAAGCCGTTGCTGAAG GCGGTGATGAGACGCTGGCTTCCCGCCGGGGAGGCCCTCCTTCAGATGATCACCATCCACCTGCCTTCCCCTGTTACCGCTCAGAAGTACCGTTGCGAACTGCTCTACGAAGGGCCCCCTGATGACGAGGCTGCCATGG GAATCAAGACCTGTGACCCCAAAGCACCCCTGATGATGTACGTCTCCAAAATGGTGCCCACCACTGACAAGGGCCGCTTCTATGCCTTTGGGCGGGTCTTCTCCGGGGTCGTCTCCACCGGCCTCAAGTGCCGGATCATGGGGCCCAACTACACGCCGGGCAAGAAGGAAGATCTGTACCTGAAGCCGATCCAGAG gacCATCCTCATGATGGGGCGCTATGTGGAGCCCATCGAGGACGTGCCTTGCGGGAACATCGTGGGGCTGGTGGGGGTCGACCAGTTCCTGGTCAAGACGGGCACCATCACCACCTTCGAGCATGCCCACAACATGCGGGTCATGAAGTTCAGTGTCAGCCCCGTCGTGCGGGTGGCCGTGGAGGCCAAGAACCCCGCCGACCTGCCCAAGCTGGTGGAAGGCCTGAAGCGGCTGGCCAAGTCCGACCCCATGGTGCAG TGCATCATTGAGGAATCCGGGGAGCACATCATTGCTGGCGCTGGAGAGCTGCACTTGGAGATCTGCCTGAAGGACCTCGAGGAAGACCATGCCTGCATCCCAATCAAG AAATCCGACCCGGTGGTGTCGTACCGGGAGACGGTCAGCGAGGAGTCCTCAGTCCTCTGCCTCTCAAAGTCCCCCAATAAGCACAACCGCCTGTACATGAAGGCCCGGCCCTTCCCCGACGGCCTGGCCGAGGACATCGACAAGGGTGACGTCTCCGCCCGCCAGGAGCTGAAGCAGCGCGCCCGCTACCTGGCCGAGAAGTACGAGTGGGACGTGGCCGAGGCCCGCAAGATCTGGTGCTTCGGTCCCGACGGCACCGGGCCCAACATCTTGACGGACATCACCAAGGGAGTCCAGTACCTCAACGAGATTAAGGACAGCGTGGTGGCTGCCTTCCAGTGGGCCACCAAGGAG GGCGCCCTCTGCGAGGAGAACATGCGGGCCGTGCGGGTGGACGTCCACGATGTGACCCTCCACGCTGACGCCATCCACCGTGGCGGCAGCCAGATCATCCCCACCGCCCGGAAGTGTTTCTACGCCTGCATGCTGACCGCCCAGCCCCGACTCATGGAGCCCATCTACCTCGTGGAGATCCAG TGCCCAGAGCAGGTGGTGGGTGGCATCTACAGCGTCTTGAACAAGAAACGGGGCCACGTCTTCGAAGAATCTCAGGTGGCCGGCACCCCCATGTTCGTGGTCAAGGCCTACCTCCCGGTCAATGAATCTTTTG GTTTCACCGCCGATTTGAGATCCAACACGGGGGGCCAAGCGTTCCCCCAGTGCGTCTTTGACCACTGGCAGATCCTCCCCGGAGACCCCTTCGACAGTGCCAGCCGGCCTTCTCAAGTGGTTGCCGAGACCCGCAAGCGGAAAGGGCTCAAGGAGGGCATTCCCGCCTTAGATAACTTCCTGGACAAATTGTAA
- the DAPK3 gene encoding death-associated protein kinase 3 isoform X2, translating to MATFRQENVEDHYEMKEELGSGQFAIVRKCREKKTDLEYAAKFIKKRRLSSSRRGVSREEIEREVNILREIQHPNIITLHDIFENKTDVVLILELVSGGELFDFLAEKESLTEEEATQFLKQILDGVHYLHSRRIAHFDLKPENIMLLDKNVPSPRIKLIDFGIAHKIESGSEFKNIFGTPEFVAPEIVNYEPLGLEADMWSIGVITYILLSGASPFLGETKQETLTNISAVNYDFDEEYFGNTSELAKDFIRRLLVKDPKKRMTIEQSLEHPWIKVIKRRNVRNEDNGKKPERRRLKTTRLKEYTIKSHSSMPPNNTYVNFERFSKVMEEVALAEESLRALQQTKKSFREDMEALRAIYEDKEVWYKEENEAIGQDLRQIRQEMQKTEALKRQTQEAARSASLAANGLKRRYRKLENRYEALAKQVASEMKFVQELVRSVELEKLEGGEGGCSLR from the exons ATGGCCACCTTCCGCCAAGAAAACGTGGAAGACCACTACGAGATGAAAGAGGAGCTGGGCAG TGGCCAGTTTGCAATCGTGCGGAAATGCCGAGAGAAGAAGACGGACTTGGAATACGCGGCCAAGTTCATCAAGAAACGTCGACTCTCTTCCAGCCGCCGCGGGGTGAGCCGGGAGGAGATTGAGCGGGAGGTAAACATCTTGCGGGAGATCCAGCACCCCAACATCATCACCCTCCACGACATCTTCGAGAACAAAACGGATGTGGTCCTGATCCTGGAGCTGGTGTCCGGCGGGGAGCTCTTTGACTTCCTGGCTGAGAAGGAGTCGCTGACCGAGGAGGAGGCCACCCAGTTCCTCAAACAGATCCTGGACGGGGTCCACTACCTTCATTCCAGACGCATCGCCCATTTCGACCTCAag CCCGAAAACATCATGCTGCTAGACAAAAACGTCCCCAGCCCTCGCATCAAGCTGATCGACTTCGGCATTGCACACAAAATTGAATCGGGGAGTGAGTTTAAGAACATCTTCGGCACCCCAGAGTTTGTAG CTCCCGAAATCGTCAACTACGAGCCTTTGGGCTTGGAGGCCGACATGTG GAGCATCGGTGTCATCACGTACATCCT CTTAAGCGGCGCGTCCCCCTTCTTGGGCGAAACGAAGCAGGAGACCTTGACCAACATCTCTGCTGTCAACTACGACTTTGACGAGGAGTACTTCGGCAACACCAGTGAGCTGGCCAAGGATTTTATCCGCCGCCTTCTTGTCAAGGATCCCAA GAAACGGATGACCATCGAGCAGAGCTTGGAGCACCCGTGGATTAAG GTGATTAAGAGGAGAAATGTTCGCAACGAGGACAATGGGAAGAAGCCGGAGCGCCGGCGGCTCAAGACGACGCGCCTGAAGGAGTACACCATCAAGTCCCACTCCAGCATGCCTCCCAACAACACCTACGTCAACTTTGAGCGCTTCTCCAAGGTCATGGAGGAGGTGGCGCTGGCTGAGGAGAGCCTGAGGGCCCTGCAGCAAACCAAGAAGTCGTTCCGGGAGGACATGGAGGCCCTGAGGGCCATCTACGAGGACAAAGAGGTCTGGTACAAGGAGGAGAACGAGGCCATCGGCCAGGACCTCCGGCAAATCCGGCAGGAGATGCAGAAGACGGAGGCCCTCAAGCGGCAGACCCAGGAGGCGGCCCGGAGCGCCTCCCTGGCCGCCAATGGGCTGAAGCGGCGTTACCGGAAGCTGGAGAACCGCTACGAGGCCTTGGCCAAGCAGGTGGCGTCGGAGATGAAGTTCGTGCAGGAACTGGTCCGCTCGGTGGAGCTTGAGAagctggagggaggggaagggggctgCAGCCTCCGTTAA
- the PIAS4 gene encoding E3 SUMO-protein ligase PIAS4 isoform X1, translated as MAAELVEAKNMVMSFRVSDLQMLLGFVGRSKSGLKHELVTRALQLVQFDCSPELFKKIKEIYETRYAKLSDSGQTPQPPPQLSQQQPAPPQPPHRPPPDALSLHPSYDRSNTVARTALSTPNIDYPSLYGKYLNGLGRLPVKPAKPEVRLVKLPFYTILDELLKPTELVPQNNEKLQESPCVFALTPRQVDMIRNSRELQPGVRSIQVVLRICYTDTSCPQEDQYPPNIAVKVNHSYCSVPGYYPSNKPGVEPKRPCRPINLTHLLYLSSATNRITVIWGNYGKSYSVGLFLVRQMTSTELLQRLKTIGIKHPELCKALVKEKLRLDPESEIATTGVRVSLICPLVKMRLSVPCRAESCAHLQCFDAVFYLQMNEKKPTWMCPVCDKPATYDQLMIDGLLSKILTECEDADEIEYLVDGSWCPIKAEKERSYSPQCPILVVGSSAGTTSDVNGAPPAPASATPSVENGKAPADVVDLTLDSSSSEEEEEEEEEEEDDDGAPKRKVPRLYKNGLASAC; from the exons ATGGCGGCGGAGCTGGTGGAGGCgaaa AACATGGTGATGAGCTTCCGTGTGtcggacctccagatgttgctgggcttcGTCGGCCGGAGCAAGAGCGGCCTCAAGCACGAACTGGTCACGCGGGCCTTGCAGCTGGTCCAGTTCGACTGCAGCCCGGAACTGTTCAAGAAGATTAAGGAGATCTACGAGACCCGGTACGCCAAGCTCTCGGACTCGGGGCAGACCCCCCAGCCGCCGCCTCAGCTGTCCCAACAGCAGCCGGCACCCCCGCAGCCCCCGCACCGACCTCCCCCCGACGCCCTCTCCCTCCACCCGTCTTACGACCGCAGCAACACAGTGGCCCGGACTGCCCTCTCCACCCCGAACATTGACTATCCCTCCCTCTACGGGAAGTATTTAAACGGACTCGGGCGGTTACCCGTCAAGCCAGCCAAGCCAGAGGTGCGGCTAGTGAAACTTCCATTCTACACCATCTTGGACGAACTGCTGAAACCCACCGAGCTCG tcCCTCAGAACAACGAGAAGCTTCAGGAAAGCCCCTGCGTCTTTGCCCTGACGCCGCGGCAAGTGGACATGATCCGAAACTCCAG GGAGCTACAGCCAGGTGTGAGATCCATTCAGGTCGTCCTCAG AATCTGCTACACAGACACCAGCTGCCCTCAGGAAGACCAATACCCTCCCAATATCGCCGTCAAAGTGAACCATAGTTACTGTTCTGTCCCT ggttattaCCCTTCCAACAAGCCAGGGGTGGAGCCCAAGCGGCCATGTCGCCCCATCAACCTGACGCACCTCCTCTACCTGTCTTCCGCCACCAACCGCATCACCGTCATTTGGGGCAACTACGGAAAG AGTTATTCCGTGGGGCTCTTCCTCGTACGACAGATGACCTCGACGGAGCTGCTCCAGAGATTGAAAACGATCGGCATCAAGCACCCGGAGCTCTGCAAGGCGCTGG TTAAAGAGAAGTTACGCCTGGATCCCGAAAGTGAAATTGCCACCACCGGCGTCCGAGTGTCCCTGATCTGCCCG ctgGTGAAGATGCGCCTCTCCGTCCCCTGCCGGGCCGAGTCGTGCGCACACCTGCAGTGCTTCGACGCCGTTTTCTACCTGCAGATGAACGAGAAGAAGCCCACGTGGATGTGTCCCGTGTGCGACAAGCCGGCCACGTACGACCAGCTGATGATTGACGG GCTCCTGTCGAAAATCCTGACGGAGTGCGAGGACGCAGATGAGATCGAATACCTTGTGGATGGCTCTTGGTGTCCTATCAAAGCCGAGAAAGAACGGAGCTACAGCCCTCAGTGTCCCATCTTAGTGGTGGGGAGTTCCGCAG GCACCACCTCGGATGTCAACGGGGCACCGCCAGCGCCCGCCAGCGCCACCCCCAGCGTGGAGAATGGCAAGGCGCCAGCTGACGTGGTGGATTTGACCCTGGACAGCAGCTCctcggaagaggaggaggaagaggaggaggaggaggaagacgatgACGGGGCACCGAAGCGAAAAGTGCCGCGCCTATATAAGAACGGGTTGGCCTCTGCGTGCTGA